A genomic segment from Sciurus carolinensis chromosome 1, mSciCar1.2, whole genome shotgun sequence encodes:
- the LOC124977839 gene encoding olfactory receptor 11A1-like: MVIPPWENQTVIVEFVLRGFSSILHLNISLFVMFLVFYILTISGNILIVLLVLFNHPLHTPMYFFLVNLSFLEIWYTSNIVPKMLLIIIFEQKTISVAGCLAQFYFFGSLAATECLLLAVMSYDRYLAICQPLRYTVLMTGPLCIRLAAGSWICCFLLTSVTMVLLCRLTFCGPNEIDHFFCDFTPLVHLSCMDTSLTETIAFATSSAVTLVPFLLITASYSCILASILRIPSGSGRRKAFSTCSSHIIVVTVFYGTLIATYLVPSTSSSQLLRKGFSLLYTILTPMSNPIIYSLRNRDIHEALKNCLRKKSGLLI, encoded by the coding sequence ATGGTAATCCCGCCTTGGGAAAACCAAACAGTGATAGTGGAATTTGTGCTTCGAGGATTCTCTTCCATCCTGCACCTAAATATTTCCCTCTTTGTGATGTTTTTAGTTTTCTACATCTTAACTATTTCTGGAAACATCCTCATTGTCCTCCTCGTTTTGTTCAACCAtcccctccacacccccatgtacttcttcctggtGAATTTGTCCTTTCTGGAGATCTGGTACACCTCCAACATTGTCCCTAAGATGTTGCTGATTATCATATTTGAACAGAAGACTATCTCTGTGGCTGGATGTCTGGCACAGTTCTACTTCTTTGGATCCTTGGCTGCTACAGAGTGCCTTTTGCTTGCTGTGATGTCCTATGACCGCTACCTGGCCATCTGCCAACCTCTCCGCTACACTGTCCTCATGACTGGCCCCCTCTGCATCAGGTTGGCTGCTGGTTCTTGGATCTgctgcttcctcctcacatcAGTCACCATGGTCCTGCTGTGTAGACTAACATTCTGTGGACCTAATGAGATTGATCACTTCTTTTGTGACTTTACCCCACTGGTCCATCTTTCCTGCATGGACACCTCACTGACTGAGACCATTGCCTTTGCTACCTCTTCTGCAGTGACTCTGGTCCCTTTTCTCCTCATCACAGCTTCCTACTCCTGCATACTTGCTTCTATCCTAAGAATCCCATCAGGTTCAGGCCGGAgaaaggccttctccacctgctcttCCCACATCATTGTGGTCACGGTGTTTTATGGAACACTGATTGCCACTTACCTTGTGCCCTCAACCAGCTCTTCCCAACTCTTGCGCAAAGGGTTCTCTCTGCTTTATACCATCCTGACACCCATGTCCAACCCcatcatctacagcctgagaaaCAGAGACATCCATGAAGCTCTGAAGAATTGCTTGAGAAAGAAGTCTGGTTTACTCATATGA